A window of the Cutaneotrichosporon cavernicola HIS019 DNA, chromosome: 6 genome harbors these coding sequences:
- a CDS encoding uncharacterized protein (histone deacetylase) codes for MAALADPRRTEPLDVSTDLNNPDRSRRRVAYFYDHDVGNYHFSLPHPMKPHRIRMTHNLVSNYGLCDEQEYDAPDEVGEGARAINDPTASMDVEMQEAAKWERRIMNGPRGKAMQVFRPRRATKTDMTKFHTDEYIDLLEAVTPETAEALTGGGTRCLTGEDCPAFEGVFEFCSISAGGSLGAAEKLNSGHADVAVNWAGGLHHAKKSEASGFCYVNDIVLGILELLRIHPRVLYIDVDVHHGDGVEEAFYTTDRVMTCSFHRFGQFFPGTGDVRDTGIKRGKGYAVNVPLRDGITDANYHSVFKPVIKQIMDTFRPGAVVLQLGADSLSGDKLGGFNLTLEGHSMCARYVRSFNVPVMMVGGGGYTIKNVSKAWTKETSIMCGVELPEDLPFNRYMEYFGPRYKLEVLPTNVDDHNPPEFIEALKRQVFENLRELPHAPSVQMREVSSKPLSRVLGISKDEDDDDPDNELDQRIRKIFRQRNGGGEESESDSDSDVGAHAHRNRSRRQGGLSLRPNPRPRVNGFPSSKRQASMSPDGSEPDGRRKRTFFSSRVGDGTWDPTMLLNGGKAPEDELVNGVKPKLFGGIPETWNVGRTSRAGSPMSVT; via the exons ATGGCAGCACTGGCCGATCCCAGACGGACTGAGCCGCTGGATGTCTCCACGGACCTCAACAACCCCGaccgcagccgccgccgcgtcgcgta CTTCTATGACC ACGATGTTGGCAACTACCACTTCTCCCTCCCACATCCCATGAAGCCGCACCGCATCCGCATGACGCACAATCTCGTCAGCAACTACGGTCTCTGCGATGAGCAAGAATACGACGCCCCGGACGAGGTGGGAgagggcgcgcgcgccatcaACGACCCCACTGCCAGCATGGACGTGGAGATGCAAGAGGCTGCCAAATGGGAGCGTCGTATCATGAACGGGCCCCGAGGCAAGGCTATGCAGGTTTTT AGGCCTCGCCGCGCAACCAAGACGGACATGACCAAGTTCCACACCGACGAGTATATTGACCTCCTGGAGGCTGTGACTCCTGAGACTGCTGAGGCGCTGACGGGCGGCGGTACGAGGT GTCTCACCGGTGAGGACTGTCCTGCGTTCGAGGGTGTTTTCGAATTCTGCTCCATCTCTGCTGGTGGATccctcggcgccgccgagaaGCTTAACTCTGGCCATGCGGACGTGGCCGTCAACTGGGCAGGTGGCCTGCACCATGCGAAGAAGTCGGAGGCTAGTGGATTCTGCTACGTCAACGATAT TGTCCTTGGCATTCTTGAGCTGCTCCGCATCCACCCGCGCGTGCTCTACattgacgtcgacgtgcATCACGGCGATGGTGTGGAGGAGGCATTCTACACGACAGACCGCGTAATGACCTGCTCCTTTCACCGTTTCGGCCAGTTCTTCCCCGGCACGGGAGACGTTCGT GACACAGGCATCAAGCGCGGCAAGGGCTACGCTGTCAACGTCCCGCTGCGCGATGGTATCACAGACGCCAACTACCACTCGGTGTTCAAGCCT GTCATTAAGCAGATCATGGACACGTTCCGACCGGGCGCGGTCGTCTTGCAACTTGGCGCAGACTCGCTGTCCGGTGACAAGCTCGGTGGCTTTAACCTCACTCTTGAAGGTCACTCGATGTGTGCGCGCTACGTGCGCTCCTTCAACGTCCCTGTGATGATggttggcggtggcggttACACCAT CAAGAACGTATCCAAGGCGTGGACCAAAGAGACCTCGATCATGTgtggcgtcgagctgccAGAAGATCTCCCCTTCAACCGCTACATGGAGTACTTTGGCCCAAGGTacaagctcgaggtcctTCCTACCAACGTGGATGACCACAACCCACCAGAGTTTATTGAGGCATTGAAGCGCCAGGTGTTTGAGAACCTGCGTGAGCTCCCTCATGCACCCAGTGTGCAGATGCGCGAGGTATCCAGCAAGCCGCTCTCCAGAGTTCTGGGTATCagcaaggacgaggacgacgacgacccggacaacgagctcgaccagcgCATTAGAA AAATATTCCGCCAGCGCAACGGCGGGGGCGAGGAGTCTGAATCTGACTCTGACTCGGATGTTGGAGCCCACGCTCACCGCAATCGGAGCCGGCGGCAAGGCGGTCTGTCCTTGCGTCCTAACCCACGCCCACGTGTCAATGGTTTCCCGTCGTCCAAGCGCCAGGCCTCAATGTCGCCAGACGGGAGCGAGCCAGACGGGCGTCGAAAGCGCACGTTCTTCTCATCGCGTGTCGGCGACGGGACGTGGGACCCGACGATGTTACTCAACGGCGGCAAGGCTCCTGAAGACGAGTTAGTCAACGGTGTCAAGCCCAAGTTATTCGGCGGTATTCCCGAGACATGGAACGTCGGGCGTACAAGTCGCGCAGGAAGCCCTATGAGCGTTACCTAG
- the MCX1 gene encoding uncharacterized protein (C-terminal, D2-small domain, of ClpB protein): protein MLSRARIRLRHWPKLTARLNSTAAPTRSPKDLFNHLSQYVIGQEAAKKVLSVAVFNHYRRIEPRINPVTVAEPAEPAEAAPVSPAIDSKANVQVPASFEADYEKTNGIPDATRIVGAEDGADPTLTYDTLVREEKWSSTSGKEERMRKRKAEDEKREAKQLEEDARTRRADELNEAMGQRPFPEDLDVTVEKSNVLVVGPTGTGKTLMAKTLARALDVPFVSCDATTYTQAGYVGEDVESCILRLLQAADYDVARAEVGIVHIDEVDKLARRGGNELGTWGGGRDVGGEGVQQALLRILEGTTVTLSAKTAPIGSNPPSPSTHTAHSNSSLGPASPPKSESTFPEAPEWNPNNPMNRTFGNAPGKKGVRDGLPGFSGGGPPNKGDTYVVDTSNILFILSGAFVGLDPIIQRRLGKGSIGFGAPLSSPVVAGTLKPTMADLKDYGLIPEFLGRLPIVSSLHPLAVDDLVRILTEPRNALIKQYKALFHRYGSELVFTRRALQAIAQEGLDRGGGARGLRGVLEEVLVDAMFEVPGSSVRYCLVTQAAVQRREPAMYFSRGNRHAMMGVIEEEDDLRRRPSRPQIFVEEDRLQAVG, encoded by the exons ATGCTGTCGCGGGCGCGTATTAGACTGCGACACTGGCCCAAGCTCACAGCGCGCCTCAACTCGACCGCTGCGCCCACCAGGTCGCCCAAAGAC CTCTTCAACCACCTCTCGCAGTATGTGATCGGTCAggaggcggccaagaaggtcTTGTCGGTGGC CGTCTTCAATCACTACCGCCGGATCGAGCCTCGCATCAACCCCGTAACCGTAGCGGAGCCGGCGGAGCCGGCGGAGGCCGCACCCGTCTCTCCGGCCATCGACAGCAAGGCCAACGTGCAGGTGCCTGCGTCGTTTGAGGCCGACTACGAGAAGACGAACGGAATTCCCGACGCCACGCGTATTGTCGGAGCGGAGGATGGCGCAGACCCCACCCTCACATATGACACCCTAGTGCGCGAAGAGAAATGGAGCAGTACGTCTGGTAAAG AAGAGCGCATGCGGAAGCGCAaagccgaggacgagaagcgcgaAGCTAAGCagcttgaggaggatgcgcgcacgcgacgcgccgacgaACTCAACGAGGCCATGGGCCAGCGACCTTTCCCAgaggacctcgacgtcacTGTCGAGAAGAGCAACGTTCTTGTTGT CGGGCCGACAGGTACAGGCAAGACATTGATGGCCAAGACGCTCGCGCGGGCGTTAGATGTTCCCTTCGTTTCCTGTGACGCAACGACGTATACGCAGGCAGGAT atgttggcgaggacgtggaGAGCTGTATCCTCCGGCTCCTTCAGGCAGCAGATTACGACGTCGCGCGTGCGGA GGTCGGCATTGTGCacatcgacgaggtcgacaaaCTCGCTCGCCGTGGTGgcaacgagctcggcacgTGGGGCGGAGGTCGCGATGTTGGTGGTGAAGGTGTCCAGCAAGCGCTGCTTCGTATTCTCGAGGGTACAACCGTGACGCTCTCCGCGAAGACTGCTCCTATCGGTTCAAACCCGCCTTCCCCGAGCACCCACACCGCGCACTCGAACAGCTCACTTGGGCCAGCCAGCCCACCCAAGTCTGAGTCGACGTTCCCCGAGGCTCCTGAGTGGAACCCCAACAATCCGATGAACCGCACCTTCGGCAACGCGCCGGGCAAGAAAGGGGTGCGCGACGGTCTCCCCGGTTTCAGCGGCGGTGGTCCGC CTAACAAGGGCGACACGTACGTCGTGGACACAAGTAACATTCTGTTCATCCTGTCCGGCGCGttcgtcggcctcgaccccATCATCCAGCGCAGGTTGGGCAAGGGA TCGATCGGCTTTGGAGCGCCGCTCTCGAGTCCCGTGGTCGCCGGCACGCTCAAACCGACGATGGCCGACCTCAAAGACTACGGCCTGATCCCAGAGTTCTTAGGCCGCCTGCCCATCGTGTCTTCACTCCACCCGTTGGCCGTGGACGACTTGGTCCGCATCCTGACCGAGCCACGTAACGCGCTCATCAAGCAGTACAAGGCTCTCTTCCACCGCTACGGCTCTGAACTCGTGTTCACACGCCGTGCACTCCAGGCTATCGCGCAGGAGGGCCTTGATCGCGGGGGGGGCGCTCGTGGTCTCCgcggcgtgctcgaggaggtcctTGTTGACGCCATGTTCGAGGTGCCCGGATCT AGCGTACGTTACTGCCTCGTTACACAGGCTGCCGTGCAACGCCGCGAGCCGGCCATGTACTTCTCGAGGGGGAACCGGCACGCAATGATGGGCGTcattgaggaggaggacgacctgcGTCGGCGCCCATCGCGGCCGCAGATctttgtcgaggaggaccggTTGCAGGCGGTCGGGTAG